In the Engraulis encrasicolus isolate BLACKSEA-1 chromosome 9, IST_EnEncr_1.0, whole genome shotgun sequence genome, one interval contains:
- the LOC134455442 gene encoding tripartite motif-containing protein 16-like codes for MAEASVFLAQDQFTCAICLNLLKDPVTILCGHSFCMDCISGCWDQEDPKGVYSCPQCRQTFTPRPVLGRNTMLAEVVEKLKLLGLQSAPAAHCYAGPGDVECDVCSGRKRKAVKSCLECLSSYCETHFTSHNDLFPGKKHKVIEAAGKLEDLICSQHDKLLEVFCRTDQTCICMLCVMDEHKGHDTVSIAAERTEKQKELGGTQRKFHDIIKEKETHLQDLRKAVKTLQCSADAAVENSERVFTEMIRSIEKRRSEVTKLIRDQERADVSRAEELMETLEREIVELKRRVAELEQFSQSENNIKFLESFQSLCASTTSDKSSTCSVHTDELFERVSDSLTVLKDKLQDVLHQGLQDMTKTDSHQLTLDPNTAHNQLKLSEGNRVAERVKMSQSYPDHPDRFSDVAQVMCSEATSARCYWEVEVSGYDVHIAVSYKGLKRKGSNSYVYFGSNTNSWALNCYASGFWFYHDNKPINLPHAQISSRVGVYVDHRAGTLSFYSVSADTMTLLHKVETTFTEPLYPAFWLYNVGSKIKLFQ; via the exons ATGGCAGAGGCCAGTGTGTTTTTAGCTCAGGATCAGTTCACTTGTGCAATCTGTTTGAATCTCTTAAAGGATCCGGTGACTATTCTCTGTGGACACAGTTTCTGCATGGATTGTATCTCAGGCTGCTGGGATCAAGAGGATCCAAAGGGAGTCTACAGCTGCCCACAATGCAGACAGACTTTTACTCCAAGGCCAGTTCTGGGCAGAAACACAATGCTGGCTGAAGTGGTGGAGAAGCTGAAGCTTCTGGgactccagtctgctcctgctgcccactgctatgctggacctggagatgtggagtgtgacgtctgctctgggagaaagcggaaggctgtcaagtcctgtctggagtgtctgTCGTCTTATTGTGAAACTCACTTTACGTCTCACAACGACCTCTTCCCAGGGAAGAAGCACAAAGTGATTGAAGCTGCTGGTAAACTAGAGGATCTGATCTGCTCTCAGCATGATAAACTGCTGGAGGTCTTCTGTCGCACTGATCAGACATGtatatgcatgctgtgtgtcatGGACGAACACAAAGGCCATGACACAGTTTCAATTGCAGCAGAGCGGACCGAGAAACAG AAAGAGCTGGGAGGAACACAGAGAAAATTCCATGACATCATCAAAGAAAAAGAGACTCACCTGCAAGACCTCAGAAAGGCTGTAAAAACTCTTCAG tgttctgctgatgcagcagtggagaacagtgagagggtcttcactgagatgatccgctccattgagaaaagacgctctgaggtgacgaagctgatcagagatcaggagagagctgatgtgagtcgagctgaagaacTCATGGAGACACTGGAGCGGGAGATCgttgagctgaagaggagagttgcTGAGTTGGAACAGTTCTCACAGAGTGAAAATAACATAAAGTTTCTCGAG agtttccagtctctgtgtgcctccactacatctgacaagtcatctacgtgctcagtgcatacagatgagctttttgagagagtgagtgacagccTCACTGTGCTCAAAGACAAACTGCAGGATGTGCTCCACCAGGGACTACAGGACATGACTAAAACTG ATTCCCATCAGCTGACATTGGACCCCAACACGGCTCATAATCAGCTGAAACTGTCTGAGGGAAACAGAGTTGCAGAAAGGGTTAAAATGagtcagtcatatcctgatcatccagacagatttagtGATGTGGCACAGGTGATGTGTTCAGAGGCTACATCTGCCAGGTGCTACTGGGAGGTCGAGGTGTCTGGGTATGATGTCCATatagctgtttcatacaaggggcTGAAGAGAAAAGGAAGTAATAGTTATGTTTATTTTGGGTCCAATACAAACTCCTGGGCATTGAATTGCTATGCATCTGGGTTCTGGTTCTACCATGATAATAAACCAATTAATCTCCCTCATGCTCAGATCTCCTCTagagtaggagtgtatgtggatcacagggcaggaactctgagctTCTACAGTGTCTCTGCTGACACTATGACTCTGCTGCACAAAGTAGAGACCACATTCACTGAGCCACTATATCCTGCCTTTTGGCTCTACAATGTTGGCAGCAAAATCAAATTGTTTCAGTGA
- the LOC134455435 gene encoding tripartite motif-containing protein 16-like protein gives MAEANVFLAQDQFTCAICLDLLKDPVTIHCGHSFCMDCISGCWDQEDPKGVYSCPQCRQTFTPRPVLGRNTMLAEVVEKLKLLGLQSAPAAHCYAGPGDVECDVCSGRKRKAVKSCLVCLSSYCETHFTSHNDLFPGKKHKVIDAAGKLEDLICSQHDKLLEVFCRTDQTCICVLCVMDEHKGHDTVSIAAERTEKQKELGRTQRKFHDVIKEKETHLQDLRKAVKTLQSSADAAVENSERVFTEMIRSIEKRRSEVTKLIRDQERADVSRAEELMETLEQEIAELKRRVAELEQFSQSENNIRFLKSFQSLCASTTSDKSSTCSVHTDELFERVSDSLTVLKDKLQDVLHQGLQDMTKTGEQISIFRPSEPVTREDFLKYSHQLTLDPNTAHNELKLSEGNRVAERVNKSQSYPDHPDRFSDVPQVMCSEATSTRCYWEVEWSGNGVFIAVSYKGQKRKGSNTDVWLGYNTNSWALRYNSSQFTFFHNIKQTDLPHFQTSSRVGVYVDHRAGTLSFYSVSADTMTLLHKVETTFTEPLYPAFRLPNVGRKIKLCQ, from the exons ATGGCAGAGGCCAATGTGTTTTTAGCTCAGGATCAGTTCACTTGTGCAATCTGTTTGGATCTACTAAAGGATCCGGTGACTATTCActgtggacacagtttctgtatggattgtatctcaggctgctgggatcaagaggatccaaagggagtctacagctgcccacagtgcagacagacttttactccaaggccagttctgggcagaaacacaatgctggctgaagtggtggagaagctgaagcttctgggactccagtctgctcctgctgcccactgctatgctggacctggagatgtggagtgtgacgtctgctctgggagaaagcggaaggctgtcaagtcctgtctggtgtgTCTGTCCTCTTACTGTGAAACTCACTTCACATCTCACAACGATCTTTTCCCAGGAAAGAAACACAAAGTGATTGACGCTGCTGGTAAACTAGAGGATCTGATCTGCTCTCAGCATGATAAACTGCTGGAGGTCTTCTGTCGCACTGATcagacatgcatatgtgtgctgtGCGTCATGGATGAACACAAAGGCCATGACACAGTTTCAATTGCAGCAGAGCGGACAGAGAAACAG AAAGAGCTGGGAAGAACACAGAGAAAATTCCATGACGTCATAAAAGAAAAAGAGACTCACCTGCAAGACCTCAGAAAGGCTGTAAAAACTCTTCAG AGTTCTGCTGATGCAGCAGTGGAGAACAGTGAGAGGGTCttcactgagatgatccgctccattgagaaaagacgctctgaggtgacgaagctgatcagagatcaggagagggctgatgtgagtcgagctgaagaactcatggagacactggagcaggagatcgctgagctgaagaggagagttgcTGAGCTGGAGCAGTTCTCACAGAGTGAAAATAACATCCGTTTTCTCAAG AGTTTCCAGTCTCTGTGTGCCTCCACTACATCTGACAAGTCATCTACATGCTCAGTGCATACAGATGAGctttttgagagagtgagtgacagccTCACTGTGCTCAAAGACAAACTGCAGGATGTGCTCCACCAGGGACTACAGGACATGACTAAAACTG GTGAACAAATCAGCATTTTCAGACCTtcagagcctgtgaccagagagGATTTCCTGAAAT ATTCCCATCAGCTGACATTGGACCCCAACACGGCTCACAATGAGCTGAAACTGTCTGAGGGAAACAGAGTTGCAGAAAGGGTTAATAAGagtcagtcatatcctgatcatccagacagatttagtGATGTGCCACAGGTGATGTGTTCAGAGGCTACATCTACcaggtgctactgggaggttgagtggtctGGAAATGGCGTGTTTatagctgtttcatacaaggggcagaagaggaaaggaagtAATACAGATGTTTGGCTTGGGTACAATACAAACTCCTGGGCTTTGCGTTATAATTCATCTCAGTTCACATTCTTCCATAATATTAAACAAACTGATCTCCCTCATTTTCAGACCTCCTCTagagtaggagtgtatgtggatcacagggcaggaactctgagctTCTACAGTGTCTCTGCTGACACTATGACTCTGCTGCACAAAGTAGAGACCACATTCACTGAGCCACTGTATCCTGCCTTTCGGCTCCCCAATGTTGGCAGAAAAATCAAATTGTGTCAGTGA